The genomic window CCAAATGCCGGTTCTGCCCGGCCAGCCGCGGCATAACATCGACTACATGATCGAGGAAATGCGCGCGGCCGAAGAAAGAGAAGCGGACTTTATCGTCTTTCCCGAGATGGTCGATGGATATCTCAAAGGAGATCTCTACGACGACAAAGCATATTTGCGCGACGTTGCCCGCCAGAACGATCGCTTCTGCCAAGCAACTCTCGGAAAGCGCATCACCGCGATCTTTGGAAGCACGGACATCACGGAAGGAAAGGTTGGGGAAGACGGCAGACTGCGTAAGTCGAACGCCGCCCTGGTCGCGCGAAATGGGCAATGGCTGCACCGTACCCATAAATTTCTGCAGCCGAATTACCGCTTCTTCGATGACGACCGGTACTTTTTCTCGCTTCGGAAAAAACTCATGGAACAGATGGATCGGGCTCGATGCACAGAAAAATCCGCGCCCGATATCCATGGCCTTTTCCCGGTTTTCGAAGTTGAAACGCGCATCGGCGCACTTCGTGCAGGCATAATACTCTGCGAGGATATGTGGCACGAAGACTACGCTTTCAACCCCACGCAATATCTTATGGAAAACGGCGCAGAACTTATCTTCAACCTCTCCGCCTCTCCCTGGGGCTGGCAAAAGAACCGCAAACGCCATCGGGTCGTAAAGAAGCTCCTGGACAAAAACCCCGCATGGTTCTGCTATGTGAATAATACGGGCCTACAGAACAACGGCAAAAATCTTATAGTTTTTGACGGAAGTTCCACCCTGTACAATCCGGACGGCCGGATCGTCTTTGAGATTCCGCCGTATCGGAAGGGAACTTGTGACGTCGTGCTTTCTGGGTCCATGCCGGCTCTTGCAGAACTTCCGCAGGATGATACGAAAGAAATGTATTTGGCAATCCGATGCGCGATACACGAATTCTTCCAAGCATTTCCGCCCGAACGGAGAGTGGTACTGATTGGCTTAAGCGGCGGCATCGACTCAAGCCTCTCCGCAGCGCTTTTTACAGACGTGCTTGGACCGGAAAACGTCATCGGGGTGCACATGCCCTTTACCTTTACCCAGACGGACAGCACGAATCTTGCCAAACAAGTAGCGGAAAATCTCGGGATTCACTATGTGGTAAAACCCATCCATGGCATCGTAAAAGCAATATGTGAGGCAACCGGCGCAAAGCCCGGAACGCTCTCCTACCAAAACGTCCAGGCCCGCGCCCGCATGGAAGTGCTTGCCGCCATGGCACAGGACATGGGCGGTGTATTCTCCGCCAACTGGAACAAGGTGGAGGGTGGTCAGGGATATGGCACGCTCTACGCCGACATCGCAGGGGCTCTTGCAATTTTAGGAGACCTTGTGAAACGAGAAGAATATCAACTTGCCGAGTATTTGAACCGGGCTGTGTACGGCAGAGAGGTGATACCGCGCGAATGTTTCGAGAAAATTCCGACTGCGGAGCTTGCGGACGCACAGCAAGACCCATTCGATTACGGAAACCTTGAGCGCCGCGGATACCACGACGAGATGATCCGCGCATTCACTGAATTCCGGAAGAATCCCGAGTGGTTTCTGGAGTGCTTCCTCCTTGATTCGCTTGAAACGGAACTTAAACTGGAAAAAGGAACGCTGCGGCGCCTATTTCCGATAGCCCAAGCGTTTGTCACGGACCTGGAGAATCAGTGGAGACAGTTTTTTGGGTCCTACTTCAAGCGAGTTCAGGCGCCCCCGGTAGTGGTGGTAAGCAAGCGGGCGTTCGGATTTGACCTGCGTGAATCGATGCTTTCACCTTATTTCACCGACAGATATTATGAACTCAAGAAAAAGGTTGAATCGCGAGACGCACAAAATTCCTGATACAAACCAAATACAAAAACCCCGCTCCGTGCACGGAGCGGGGGATTTTTCTTCATACACGGGATCAGCGCATGGGTGGCGGTATTTTTTCCGTTTTCGGATAGGGGGGGTAGAGTTTCGGGTCAATGGTGCGCGAAAAACACTTCTCTCCTTTCCCGTGTTCCCAGTTCTGCATCCCAGTCTCTCCGTAAGGCCCATACGCTGGTACGGACATGACTTTGGGATATCGGGAATCAGAAATGCTTATTACATCAAGCGAGAAAACTCCGCAAAGCTCGAACGACAAATCCCCCGTCCGCCGGTACCCATAAGACACTTGCGTCTCCGGATCTTGGGGTGCTACAAATCCAGAAATATCATTCTTGAGATCTGAAAGCGTCTCCGGAAGCTTCTCTTTTCTCTGCCAATAATCAATGATCTGATATTGCACGGACTGTAGATCCCCTACTCTGCGCTCATCAAACCGTCTCATGCGCTCGCGTTGCGGAGAGCCTGCGATGAAAAACCCTCCTACACTTGCTACGGCAACAACCCCAACAATCATCCAGGCAAGATACCGCATCTTTTCTGACAGTAAAGAAGTATCGCGCCGAAGTTCCCAAATATAATAGGTAAAAATAGCCGCCGCAACAAAAAGAATGACAAGGATCTTCAGAAAAAATCTCGCCGACAACTCCCCGCCCAAATAATTATAGAGCAGGGTAATAAGATCAACGATGATGGTGATGCCGGCAACAAAGAGCGTGAGGTGCAAAAGCCATTTCCGAATGGCAATCGTGCGCTTTTCCGGATTTGCCAGCATATCGCGCTCCAGAAACCGCATCGCCCACAAAAACACGGGGAAGAGAATGACGACCGACGAGAGCGACCAGCGTATAGCATTGACTGTGCCGTAATCTCCGTATGGCGCCTCCAGCGCATCGGCAAAGAACCTGTTCACGTATTGCCACAAAAGCGCGATGAAGCTTACGGCGCTCGCATACAGCGTGCCAATCATCAGAAGATGTATAAACACATCTTTGGGCGACGCCTTGGGTCTTGAAAATTTTTCAGTTTGTATGTCCATAAATAAGTAATAAAATTACATATTAAACTCTTTAAACTCTGCATTTGGTATTTTAAAGCTTCAACATCAGAGCAAGTCTATCACAAACATATGTACACGCAAACCCCCACACCTATGGTCTGCAATAAAAACGACATGCGTTTATAACGAAATGGCTTTTTGAGGACGACCAGTTTTTCTCCAACGAATTTCTTCTTGCGGCGCGGAGCGCCGGTAGCAGACCATAGGTGTGGGGGTAAATAAAAAAACGCTCCGTGCACGGAGCGGGTTCTCGAGAATGGCTATCGCGCAACTTTGCGTAAGCCCTTTCCGATCCATCATTCATAAAGCTTGATACCATCATCGGGATTTGGATAGGTGTCGTCTCCCGCAAACGCCCACAAAAATGCTTTACTCAAAATCTTTCCGTTTTCCTCTCCGCGGAACTGGTGGTCGCAGTCCTGCACAATAATAAGCTCCCGGTTTTTTGTATTCGACGCCCAGTCATATACGGTGTTGGGAAATTCGGTTCCAGCCACCGCGTCGTCTGCTCCGACCGTGATATAGAGTTCCCCGGAGTACCCGGAAAGTCCGTGTTGCATTGCATCTTTGCCCACATCTGCGGCTGGCGCGATAAGCAGTATCTTCTCAACGCTCGGGAACTCCGACGCAAGGGCCGCAACGGCGCCCGCTCCTGCGGAAAGACCCACAAGGAATAGACGCGGGGGTTCTGAAAAAGAGATTTCCTGCGCATGTTTCAGGGCATAAGCAATAACTTCCCGAAGCCGCTCTTTCAAAGATTGTGCGTAGTCAACGCCGGGAACTGCAAAATTGCTTGAACGTATCACCGCCCCGATTCCCTTTTCTATCAGAAATTGCGCGATCTTTTTGTACTTGCCGTTGTACCCATCCGCATCTCCCCGGTAACCCGGGTAGATGATAATGATGGTATCCGATTTGCAAGGATCTATCATCAACTGTTGTTCCATGCGCCCTCCATTTTTTGCTTCTTGCAGTATATGCGAGGATTAAAACGTGTCAACCCGCGCGCTAAAGAAACCATAGCTACCGGCTTGTCATTTATCAAGATTTTTGATAGAGTACTTTTTTAAGTTCGTTGTCAATTAAAACATATAAAGGAGATTAAAAATGTGCGCACAAGAATCGTCGGCGCTTGACGCATTGGGACAGGGCGTGAAGATCGCCGAAAAACATCGAGAAAAAAGGCGGCATGAAGGATTTCTGGCAGAGCTGTGCCACGGAATCGTCGAGTGGCAGAAGATCTTCCCGTGGCCGGACCGTTCGGGGGAAGACCGAAAAAAGGAAGAACTTGCCATCGCGGACCTGCTTGAATTTCTGCGTAAAACCAACTCGGAGAACATCGATCAAAATAGGGAAATCCCCTTTCCTCAAATACAGGAAATGTCTCAAAGAGGGTTTTTCGCCCTTAAAGTTCCGGAAAGTCTTGGGGGCAAGGGGCTGTCGCAGACGAGTTACATTCACTTCATGGAAATTTTGGCAAGCTACTCAAGCGCCATCATGATCCTTGTCTCGGCAGACAATACCATCGGCGCCAAGTTCGCAATACTGAAATACGGCACATCGGAACAAAAGGCGAAGTACCTGCCGAGTCTTGCAAAGTGGACATCGGGATTTTCGTTCACCGAGGAACTGGTTGGCTCGGACCCCGCGAGCATGCAAACTCATGCCTTGCGCATAAGAAATGAAAGCGGCAAGCTCCTCGGATACCGCATCTGCGGAGAAAAGTGGTATACGACGAATGCCGTCCTTGATGATGGCCGCCCTCTTGCAGACTACTTGGCAGTGGTGGCGCGTATCGTGGATCGCCCCGAAGAAGTTCAAAATTCAGAATGTTACGGCATTTTCATTGTGCCAACGAACGCCCGGGGCGTTTCCGTCGGAACAAGAAACGAATTTAGCGGCATGCGCGGTATTTCCAACTCCAACCCCGTATTTACGGACGTTTTTGTGGACGCTTCCCAGCGCATCGGCGAAGAGGGCAAGGGATTCCGCATTGCCCTTGAAGCATTAAACACCGGCAGAATCGCCATCGCCGCAAACTGCGTGGCGCTTGCCAAGCAGGCGCTGGATTGCTCTAGGTGGTATGCCGGAAAACGCCAACAGTGGGGTCGTTCCATTGGAGAACACGAATCGATATCCAAAATGCTCGAGTTTGCCGCATCCCAAATCCTTGCCATGGAAGCTATGACCGAATACGCCGCGCTGCTCACCGACAAAGGCAAAGACGCCCGACTTGCCGCTGCCGCATGCAAAGTGTTTACATCGGAGCGGGCCTGGACGATCGTGGACAACATGATGCAAATTTTCGGCGGCAGAGGGTACGAAACGTACGCTTCGCTCTCATGCCGAGAAAAAACTGCGCCGG from bacterium includes these protein-coding regions:
- the nadE gene encoding NAD(+) synthase, which gives rise to MKNLTGLTIAMCQMPVLPGQPRHNIDYMIEEMRAAEEREADFIVFPEMVDGYLKGDLYDDKAYLRDVARQNDRFCQATLGKRITAIFGSTDITEGKVGEDGRLRKSNAALVARNGQWLHRTHKFLQPNYRFFDDDRYFFSLRKKLMEQMDRARCTEKSAPDIHGLFPVFEVETRIGALRAGIILCEDMWHEDYAFNPTQYLMENGAELIFNLSASPWGWQKNRKRHRVVKKLLDKNPAWFCYVNNTGLQNNGKNLIVFDGSSTLYNPDGRIVFEIPPYRKGTCDVVLSGSMPALAELPQDDTKEMYLAIRCAIHEFFQAFPPERRVVLIGLSGGIDSSLSAALFTDVLGPENVIGVHMPFTFTQTDSTNLAKQVAENLGIHYVVKPIHGIVKAICEATGAKPGTLSYQNVQARARMEVLAAMAQDMGGVFSANWNKVEGGQGYGTLYADIAGALAILGDLVKREEYQLAEYLNRAVYGREVIPRECFEKIPTAELADAQQDPFDYGNLERRGYHDEMIRAFTEFRKNPEWFLECFLLDSLETELKLEKGTLRRLFPIAQAFVTDLENQWRQFFGSYFKRVQAPPVVVVSKRAFGFDLRESMLSPYFTDRYYELKKKVESRDAQNS
- a CDS encoding DUF5671 domain-containing protein, which codes for MDIQTEKFSRPKASPKDVFIHLLMIGTLYASAVSFIALLWQYVNRFFADALEAPYGDYGTVNAIRWSLSSVVILFPVFLWAMRFLERDMLANPEKRTIAIRKWLLHLTLFVAGITIIVDLITLLYNYLGGELSARFFLKILVILFVAAAIFTYYIWELRRDTSLLSEKMRYLAWMIVGVVAVASVGGFFIAGSPQRERMRRFDERRVGDLQSVQYQIIDYWQRKEKLPETLSDLKNDISGFVAPQDPETQVSYGYRRTGDLSFELCGVFSLDVISISDSRYPKVMSVPAYGPYGETGMQNWEHGKGEKCFSRTIDPKLYPPYPKTEKIPPPMR
- a CDS encoding acyl-CoA dehydrogenase family protein — its product is MCAQESSALDALGQGVKIAEKHREKRRHEGFLAELCHGIVEWQKIFPWPDRSGEDRKKEELAIADLLEFLRKTNSENIDQNREIPFPQIQEMSQRGFFALKVPESLGGKGLSQTSYIHFMEILASYSSAIMILVSADNTIGAKFAILKYGTSEQKAKYLPSLAKWTSGFSFTEELVGSDPASMQTHALRIRNESGKLLGYRICGEKWYTTNAVLDDGRPLADYLAVVARIVDRPEEVQNSECYGIFIVPTNARGVSVGTRNEFSGMRGISNSNPVFTDVFVDASQRIGEEGKGFRIALEALNTGRIAIAANCVALAKQALDCSRWYAGKRQQWGRSIGEHESISKMLEFAASQILAMEAMTEYAALLTDKGKDARLAAAACKVFTSERAWTIVDNMMQIFGGRGYETYASLSCREKTAPVERMWRDARPNRIFEGSTQILSQWFMREGWDRMIDRGRIFLEKGRTFKKFLTAIGFVPDYLGLFEPIPVPALNLPARLEEHMRFVESCARKSARWGLIFSGKYRDKLPKKQLTLDRFFWILVESYAMAVSCSYAKSLEAAHGKEPTELADMFCRDARLRIAELFRSLRKNNDDMSYVIGQKILAGGYGFLRKGIVRLVE